One Nocardia farcinica genomic region harbors:
- the rplC gene encoding 50S ribosomal protein L3, whose product MTDNKNRPAAGILGTKLGMTQVFDEKNRVVPVTVIKAGPNVVTQIRTEERDGYSAVQVAFGAIDPRKVNKPVAGQFAKAGVTPRRHIAEIRVADASSFEVGQEINADVFEEGSYVDVTGTSKGKGYAGTMKRHGFRGQGASHGAQAVHRRPGSIGGCATPGRVFKGMRMAGRMGNDRVTTQNLSVHKVDAENGLLLIKGAIPGRKGGVVIVKSAVKGGAHA is encoded by the coding sequence ATGACTGACAACAAGAACCGGCCTGCCGCCGGAATCCTGGGCACCAAGCTCGGCATGACCCAGGTCTTCGACGAGAAGAACCGCGTCGTCCCGGTGACCGTGATCAAGGCCGGCCCGAACGTGGTCACCCAGATCCGCACCGAGGAGCGCGACGGCTACAGCGCCGTGCAGGTCGCCTTCGGCGCGATCGACCCCCGCAAGGTGAACAAGCCGGTCGCCGGCCAGTTCGCCAAGGCCGGTGTCACCCCGCGCCGTCACATCGCCGAGATCCGCGTCGCCGACGCCTCGAGCTTCGAGGTCGGCCAGGAGATCAACGCCGACGTGTTCGAAGAGGGCAGCTACGTCGACGTCACCGGCACCAGCAAGGGCAAGGGCTACGCCGGCACCATGAAGCGCCACGGCTTCCGTGGTCAGGGCGCCTCGCACGGTGCGCAGGCCGTGCACCGCCGGCCGGGCTCCATCGGTGGCTGTGCCACCCCCGGTCGCGTGTTCAAGGGCATGCGCATGGCGGGTCGCATGGGTAACGACCGCGTGACCACGCAGAACCTGTCGGTTCACAAGGTCGACGCCGAGAACGGCCTGCTGCTGATCAAGGGTGCGATCCCGGGTCGCAAGGGCGGCGTCGTGATCGTCAAGAGCGCCGTGAAGGGTGGTGCGCACGCATGA
- a CDS encoding hotdog fold domain-containing protein: MTTGASPDRTPTYRSWAKLPDNRLGHALFSLGMVAKVPYFGTVLPTVRRLEPGLCEVGAPFWFGVHNHLKTFHAIAACNLAEVAMGMLCEATVPATHRWIPKAMNVRYLAKAGSRLRAVALLPEIPDFTAITEGAELVVPVSIFDREGTEVVHADITTWVTPR; the protein is encoded by the coding sequence ATGACGACCGGCGCCTCGCCCGACCGCACCCCCACCTACCGCAGCTGGGCCAAGCTGCCCGACAACAGGCTCGGCCACGCGCTGTTCTCGCTGGGCATGGTGGCGAAGGTGCCGTACTTCGGCACCGTCCTGCCCACCGTGCGGCGGCTGGAACCGGGACTGTGCGAGGTGGGCGCGCCGTTCTGGTTCGGCGTGCACAACCACTTGAAGACCTTCCACGCCATCGCCGCCTGCAACCTGGCCGAGGTGGCGATGGGGATGCTGTGCGAGGCCACCGTCCCGGCCACCCACCGCTGGATTCCCAAGGCCATGAACGTGCGCTACCTGGCGAAGGCGGGCTCGCGGCTGCGCGCGGTGGCCCTGCTGCCCGAGATCCCCGACTTCACGGCGATCACCGAGGGCGCCGAACTGGTGGTGCCGGTGTCGATCTTCGACCGCGAAGGCACCGAGGTCGTGCACGCCGACATCACCACCTGGGTGACGCCCCGCTGA
- the rpsJ gene encoding 30S ribosomal protein S10, whose product MAGQKIRIRLKAYDHEAIDASARKIVETVTRTGARVVGPVPLPTEKNVYCVIRSPHKYKDSREHFEMRTHKRLIDILDPTPKTVDALMRIDLPASVDVNIQ is encoded by the coding sequence GTGGCGGGACAAAAGATCCGCATCAGGCTCAAGGCCTACGACCACGAGGCGATCGACGCGTCTGCGCGCAAGATCGTGGAGACGGTCACCCGCACCGGGGCCCGCGTGGTCGGCCCGGTGCCGTTGCCGACCGAGAAGAACGTGTACTGCGTCATCCGTTCGCCGCACAAGTACAAGGACTCGCGCGAACACTTCGAGATGCGCACGCACAAGCGTCTCATCGACATCCTCGACCCGACGCCGAAGACGGTCGACGCGCTCATGCGCATCGACCTGCCGGCCAGCGTCGACGTCAACATTCAGTGA
- a CDS encoding aldo/keto reductase — protein sequence MAGAPAIPAGYRALGRSGLVLSELGIGASTFGRSGMRAVDPDRVKAIVDRAIDLGVTYFDLAEGYGDRTGLSEELFARAVGSRRESVVIGTKFGRSLLADRGPSYALTGSRKYIVASVEDSLRRLNTDYIDLYQIHFPDTHTPIEETLAALDDLVTSGKVRYIGASNFKAWQIADAEHVAARNGFTRFVSTTDEYNLTWRKPEEELIPALRHYGLGFIPYFPLQNGLLTGKYRQGHAPAEAKITNLKRYLLGSAPWEALARYEKFAAERGVTPTALALGWLLAQPTVTSVIAGVTVPGQLDENLAASRWTPTPEEERELRGFFTGDLSGGPGVVDTGDDEGDGEGPDAKA from the coding sequence ATGGCGGGGGCGCCGGCGATCCCCGCCGGATATCGCGCGCTCGGCCGTTCCGGCCTGGTGCTGTCGGAACTGGGCATCGGCGCGAGCACTTTCGGCCGCTCCGGGATGCGCGCCGTCGACCCCGACCGCGTCAAGGCGATCGTCGACCGGGCCATCGACCTCGGGGTGACCTACTTCGACCTGGCCGAGGGCTACGGCGACCGCACCGGCCTGAGCGAGGAACTGTTCGCCAGGGCGGTCGGCTCCCGGCGGGAGAGCGTGGTCATCGGCACCAAGTTCGGCCGCTCGCTGCTGGCCGACCGCGGCCCGTCCTACGCGCTGACCGGATCGCGCAAATACATCGTGGCCTCGGTGGAGGACTCGCTGCGCCGGCTGAACACCGACTACATCGACCTGTACCAGATCCACTTCCCGGACACGCACACCCCGATCGAGGAGACCCTGGCCGCGCTCGACGACCTGGTGACCTCGGGCAAGGTCCGCTATATCGGCGCCTCGAACTTCAAGGCCTGGCAGATCGCCGACGCCGAGCACGTGGCCGCCCGCAACGGTTTCACCCGGTTCGTCTCCACGACCGACGAGTACAACCTCACCTGGCGCAAGCCCGAGGAGGAGCTGATCCCGGCGCTGCGGCACTACGGGCTCGGCTTCATCCCGTACTTCCCGTTGCAGAACGGCCTGCTCACCGGCAAGTACCGGCAGGGGCATGCGCCCGCAGAGGCCAAGATCACCAACCTCAAGCGCTACCTGCTCGGCAGCGCGCCATGGGAGGCGCTGGCCCGCTACGAGAAGTTCGCCGCCGAGCGGGGCGTCACGCCGACCGCGCTGGCGCTGGGGTGGCTGCTGGCCCAGCCGACGGTGACCAGCGTGATCGCCGGGGTCACCGTGCCCGGGCAACTCGACGAGAACCTTGCGGCCAGCCGCTGGACGCCGACGCCGGAGGAGGAACGCGAGCTGCGCGGGTTCTTCACCGGCGACCTGTCCGGCGGGCCGGGCGTGGTCGACACGGGGGACGACGAGGGAGACGGGGAAGGGCCGGACGCGAAGGCCTGA
- the rplD gene encoding 50S ribosomal protein L4 — protein MSAVSTQKDTEKKANLVLPVKEAGGKSNGTVELPAEIFDVTANIALMHQVVTAQLAAARQGTHATKTRGEVSGGGKKPYRQKGTGRARQGSTRAPQFTGGGTVHGPQPRDYSQRTPKKMIRAALHGALSDRARNDRIHVVSELVAGQTPSTKTAKNFLAELSDRKKFLVVVGREDVTAWKSVANLQNVQPIAPDQLNTYDVLNSDDVVFSVEALNAFVHGPTEAAQEESK, from the coding sequence ATGAGCGCGGTGAGCACTCAGAAGGACACCGAGAAGAAGGCGAACCTGGTCCTCCCCGTCAAGGAGGCCGGTGGCAAGAGCAACGGCACCGTCGAACTCCCCGCGGAGATCTTCGACGTGACCGCGAACATCGCGCTGATGCACCAGGTCGTCACCGCGCAGCTGGCCGCGGCCCGGCAGGGCACCCACGCGACCAAGACCCGCGGTGAGGTCTCCGGCGGCGGCAAGAAGCCGTACCGGCAGAAGGGCACCGGCCGCGCCCGTCAGGGCTCGACCCGCGCGCCGCAGTTCACCGGCGGTGGCACCGTGCACGGCCCGCAGCCGCGCGACTACAGCCAGCGCACCCCCAAGAAGATGATTCGCGCCGCGCTCCACGGTGCGCTGTCCGACCGCGCCCGCAACGACCGCATCCACGTGGTCAGCGAGCTGGTGGCCGGGCAGACCCCGTCGACCAAGACCGCCAAGAACTTCCTGGCCGAGCTGTCGGACCGCAAGAAGTTCCTGGTCGTCGTCGGTCGCGAGGACGTCACCGCGTGGAAGAGCGTGGCGAACCTGCAGAACGTGCAGCCGATCGCCCCGGATCAGCTGAACACCTACGACGTGCTGAACAGCGACGACGTGGTCTTCAGCGTCGAGGCTCTGAACGCTTTCGTTCACGGCCCGACCGAGGCGGCTCAGGAGGAGAGCAAGTGA
- a CDS encoding dipeptide ABC transporter ATP-binding protein has product MSSPDPLTVPEPGALLSLHEVTVDFDVPGRPPARVVDRVSLSLSAGRVLALVGESGSGKSTLARTVTGTLAENGRVAGGRVEFGGRRLDGLSDKRYRAIRGREIGYIPQDALLGLNPLLPVGVQAGEPLRAHGLADKAERRERVIELFGKVGLRNPAKIFRSYPHELSGGMCQRVLIAAAMSTGPKLLVADEPTTALDVTVQKRILDLLGELVSEQELAILLITHDLGVAAERADEIAVLKDGRLVRSGRAAEVIAAPGDAYTTALLNSSSFGFSGAAAAAERQRWRAEAGRAEEDAPVVVRAVDVRKTFPAQRGRDTVTAVAGASFEVRRGSTLGIVGESGSGKTTLVRLLAGLAAPDSGTIEVAGRPVVHHRRGAGQAELYRTVQMVYQDPFASLNPRATVRAIIEEPLRGHRIGDAARRRERVDELLAVTGLPAGVADRYTAELSGGQRQRVAIARALAPDPDLVILDEPVSALDVTVQRQILDLLTSLQRELALTYVFISHDLGVIAEMSDRILVLHHGDVVEHGDAADILTAPQTDYVRELLASIPGASAATVSV; this is encoded by the coding sequence GTGTCGTCGCCTGATCCGCTCACCGTGCCCGAACCGGGCGCGCTGCTGAGCCTGCACGAGGTCACCGTCGATTTCGACGTGCCGGGCCGCCCGCCCGCGCGGGTGGTCGACCGGGTGAGCCTGAGCCTGAGCGCGGGCCGGGTACTCGCCCTCGTCGGTGAATCCGGCTCGGGCAAGTCCACGCTGGCCCGCACCGTCACCGGCACACTCGCCGAGAACGGCCGGGTCGCGGGCGGCCGGGTCGAGTTCGGCGGCAGGCGCCTGGATGGCCTGTCCGACAAGCGGTATCGCGCGATCCGCGGCCGCGAGATCGGCTACATCCCGCAGGACGCGCTGCTCGGGCTCAACCCGCTGCTGCCGGTGGGGGTGCAGGCGGGGGAGCCGCTGCGCGCGCACGGCCTGGCGGACAAGGCCGAACGCCGGGAACGGGTGATCGAGCTGTTCGGCAAGGTCGGCCTGCGCAATCCGGCCAAGATCTTCCGCTCCTACCCGCACGAGCTGTCCGGCGGCATGTGCCAGCGCGTGCTCATCGCCGCGGCCATGTCCACCGGCCCGAAGCTGCTGGTCGCCGACGAGCCGACCACAGCGCTGGACGTGACCGTGCAGAAGCGCATCCTCGACCTGCTCGGCGAACTGGTGTCCGAGCAGGAGCTGGCGATCCTGCTCATCACCCACGACCTGGGCGTCGCCGCTGAACGCGCCGACGAGATCGCGGTGCTGAAGGACGGCCGCCTGGTGCGCTCGGGCCGGGCCGCCGAGGTCATCGCCGCACCGGGCGACGCCTACACCACCGCTCTGCTGAACTCCTCCTCGTTCGGCTTCTCCGGGGCCGCCGCCGCGGCCGAACGGCAGCGGTGGCGTGCCGAGGCGGGCCGTGCCGAGGAGGACGCGCCGGTGGTGGTGCGCGCGGTCGACGTGCGCAAGACCTTCCCGGCCCAGCGCGGCCGCGACACCGTGACCGCGGTCGCGGGCGCGTCCTTCGAGGTGCGCCGCGGCAGCACGCTGGGCATCGTCGGCGAATCCGGTTCCGGCAAGACCACTCTCGTGCGCCTGCTGGCCGGACTGGCCGCGCCGGACTCCGGCACGATCGAGGTGGCGGGCAGGCCGGTGGTGCACCACCGGCGCGGCGCCGGCCAGGCCGAGCTGTACCGCACGGTGCAGATGGTCTACCAGGACCCGTTCGCCTCACTGAACCCGCGCGCCACCGTGCGCGCCATCATCGAGGAACCGTTGCGCGGCCACCGGATCGGCGACGCGGCGCGGCGGCGCGAGCGCGTGGACGAGCTGCTCGCGGTGACCGGGCTGCCCGCCGGGGTCGCCGACCGCTACACCGCCGAGCTGTCCGGCGGCCAGCGCCAGCGGGTGGCCATCGCCCGCGCGCTGGCCCCCGATCCCGACCTGGTGATCCTGGACGAGCCGGTCTCCGCCCTCGACGTCACCGTCCAGCGCCAGATCCTCGACCTGCTGACCTCGCTGCAACGCGAGCTGGCGTTGACCTACGTCTTCATCTCGCACGATCTGGGGGTGATCGCCGAGATGTCGGACCGGATCCTCGTCCTGCATCACGGCGACGTCGTCGAGCACGGCGACGCCGCCGACATCCTCACCGCTCCGCAGACCGACTACGTCCGCGAACTGCTCGCCTCCATTCCCGGCGCGAGCGCCGCGACCGTCTCCGTCTGA
- a CDS encoding NtaA/DmoA family FMN-dependent monooxygenase (This protein belongs to a clade of FMN-dependent monooxygenases, within a broader family of flavin-dependent oxidoreductases, the luciferase-like monooxygenase (LMM) family, some of whose members use coenzyme F420 rather than FMN.) gives MGTPAKRELHLGYMYWLNGTHWGGWRLPEAPTANAFELDYAARAAKLVEDAKFDFFFLGDTLPGDIYKEHWGTTHNAGRLEPFTLASQLALQTSRIGLVVTAHPTYYEPYILARLTASLDHLSKGRLSWNVVLGANDLAARNFSLPDLGGERRYARADEFIGVVRRLWDSIEDGAYLQDKKSGRYLDPAKIHRLEHKGEFFQVAGTLPMARPPQGQIPLLYAGASELSRELTARHCELNFTGPASIEDSIEFNTDVRARARRIHGRDVPIFFLPGISPIIGDNRADAVDIFERLNAGLPLDDDPVEGDQDEEFWRSEEWAAIQRAPRGPLPLGVRSLRSLSERVGVDLRPGGLEAAVTPEIASRFNEFGRKLLDGVRGRTDRTVEAGTVRAIDLLHNAIGGGFPQVIGTAEDVADRLIEWFDRGAADGFNINSPYMWDQLERFTSRVVPILQDKGLFRTEYTSDTFRGHFGLPVPPNQFATAAQ, from the coding sequence GTGGGCACCCCCGCGAAACGCGAACTGCACCTGGGCTACATGTACTGGCTCAACGGCACCCACTGGGGCGGCTGGCGGCTGCCGGAGGCCCCCACCGCCAACGCCTTCGAGCTCGACTACGCCGCGCGCGCGGCGAAGCTGGTGGAGGACGCCAAGTTCGACTTCTTCTTCCTCGGCGACACCCTGCCCGGCGACATCTACAAGGAGCACTGGGGCACCACCCACAACGCGGGCAGGCTGGAGCCGTTCACGCTGGCCTCGCAGCTGGCGTTGCAGACCTCCAGGATCGGCCTGGTCGTCACCGCCCACCCGACCTACTACGAGCCCTACATCCTGGCCCGCCTGACCGCCTCGCTGGACCACCTCAGCAAGGGCAGGTTGTCGTGGAACGTGGTGCTCGGCGCCAACGACCTGGCCGCGCGCAACTTCAGCCTGCCCGACCTGGGCGGCGAACGCCGCTACGCGCGCGCCGACGAGTTCATCGGCGTCGTGCGCAGGCTGTGGGACAGCATCGAGGACGGGGCCTACCTGCAGGACAAGAAGTCGGGCCGCTACCTCGACCCGGCCAAGATCCACCGGCTCGAGCACAAGGGCGAGTTCTTCCAGGTCGCGGGCACCCTGCCGATGGCGAGGCCGCCGCAGGGCCAGATTCCGCTGCTGTACGCGGGCGCCTCCGAACTGTCCCGCGAGCTGACCGCCCGGCATTGCGAGCTCAACTTCACCGGCCCGGCGAGCATCGAGGACTCCATCGAGTTCAACACCGATGTGCGGGCGAGGGCGCGGCGCATCCACGGCCGCGACGTCCCGATCTTCTTCCTGCCCGGCATCTCGCCGATCATCGGCGACAACAGGGCCGACGCGGTGGACATCTTCGAACGCCTCAACGCGGGGCTGCCACTGGACGACGACCCGGTCGAGGGCGACCAGGACGAGGAGTTCTGGCGCAGCGAGGAGTGGGCGGCGATCCAGCGGGCCCCGCGCGGGCCGCTGCCGCTGGGCGTGCGCAGCCTGCGCTCGCTGTCCGAACGCGTCGGCGTCGACCTGCGCCCCGGCGGGCTGGAGGCGGCCGTCACCCCCGAGATCGCCTCGCGGTTCAACGAATTCGGCCGGAAACTGCTCGACGGCGTGCGCGGCCGCACCGATCGCACCGTCGAGGCGGGCACCGTGCGCGCGATCGACCTGCTGCACAACGCCATCGGCGGCGGCTTCCCACAGGTGATCGGCACCGCCGAGGACGTGGCCGACCGGCTGATCGAGTGGTTCGACCGCGGCGCGGCCGACGGCTTCAACATCAATTCGCCCTACATGTGGGACCAGCTGGAGCGCTTCACCTCCCGGGTGGTGCCGATCCTGCAGGACAAGGGCCTGTTCCGCACCGAGTACACCAGCGACACCTTCCGCGGCCACTTCGGGCTGCCCGTGCCGCCCAACCAGTTCGCCACCGCCGCCCAGTGA
- a CDS encoding NtaA/DmoA family FMN-dependent monooxygenase (This protein belongs to a clade of FMN-dependent monooxygenases, within a broader family of flavin-dependent oxidoreductases, the luciferase-like monooxygenase (LMM) family, some of whose members use coenzyme F420 rather than FMN.) encodes MSDRKLRIGLAAYGTGWDADAWRLPQATNTGLHDPSVIVDVARAAERGKLDYVFSGSALGSEPDHLQRIYRWDNFVYAGYAAAVTRNVGFLVSVNSSFEHPYGIARQLATLDNFTKGRTALNVVFGIDREGDPARNYGRNPIPDEQTKYTRAREFTQVVNRLLYESWDADFLLDDREKGVLIKPGSWQRIEHSGEHFEVRGPLNVPPPVQRRIPNVHVGTSEESLRYGADLAQVRFSPYLGIEQGKQEYRRLKERVAAAGRDPEKFKIIPGATFYLAGTRREAQAIYRQVTNFQLTEQIPEQFSLALGIDLSRVRDNERVVDVVDLDTVAPDALEDFRRPLGREKRHVRGRDDREIIRGLVEALGEDLTLRELYHHVQRSRQGGQPALVGDAKTIADWVEENFVERVLDGVQFFPPYHRGPADLLVDLLVPELQRRGLFRTEYEADTLQGLLDTDNG; translated from the coding sequence ATGAGCGACAGAAAACTTCGTATCGGCCTCGCCGCCTACGGCACCGGCTGGGATGCCGACGCCTGGCGGCTGCCCCAGGCCACCAACACCGGCCTGCACGACCCGAGCGTGATCGTCGACGTGGCGCGCGCCGCCGAGCGCGGCAAGCTCGACTACGTCTTCTCCGGCAGCGCGCTGGGCAGCGAGCCGGACCACCTGCAGCGCATCTACCGCTGGGACAACTTCGTCTACGCGGGCTACGCGGCCGCGGTGACGAGGAACGTCGGCTTCCTGGTGTCGGTGAACTCCTCCTTCGAGCACCCCTACGGCATCGCGCGCCAGCTCGCCACCCTGGACAACTTCACCAAGGGCAGGACCGCGCTGAACGTGGTCTTCGGCATCGACCGGGAGGGCGATCCGGCCCGCAACTACGGCCGCAACCCGATCCCCGACGAGCAGACCAAGTACACCCGGGCCAGGGAGTTCACCCAGGTGGTGAACCGGCTGCTGTACGAGAGCTGGGACGCCGACTTCCTGCTCGACGACCGCGAGAAGGGCGTGCTGATCAAGCCGGGCTCCTGGCAGCGCATCGAGCATTCCGGCGAGCACTTCGAGGTGCGCGGTCCGCTCAACGTGCCCCCACCGGTGCAGCGGCGCATTCCCAATGTGCACGTTGGCACCTCGGAGGAGTCGCTGCGGTACGGCGCGGACCTCGCCCAGGTGCGGTTCTCGCCCTATCTCGGCATCGAACAGGGCAAGCAGGAGTACCGCAGGCTCAAGGAGCGGGTGGCCGCCGCCGGGCGCGACCCGGAGAAGTTCAAGATCATCCCCGGCGCCACCTTCTACCTCGCGGGCACCAGGCGCGAGGCCCAGGCCATCTACCGTCAGGTCACCAACTTCCAGCTGACCGAACAGATCCCCGAGCAGTTCTCGCTGGCGCTCGGCATCGACCTGTCGCGGGTGCGCGACAACGAGCGCGTCGTCGACGTCGTCGACCTGGACACCGTCGCCCCCGACGCACTCGAGGACTTCCGTCGCCCGCTCGGCCGGGAGAAGCGGCACGTGCGCGGCCGCGACGACCGCGAGATCATCCGCGGCCTGGTCGAGGCCCTCGGCGAGGACCTGACCCTGCGCGAGCTGTACCACCACGTGCAGCGCTCCCGCCAGGGCGGCCAGCCCGCGCTGGTCGGCGACGCGAAAACCATCGCCGACTGGGTGGAGGAGAACTTCGTCGAACGCGTGCTCGACGGCGTGCAGTTCTTCCCGCCGTACCACCGCGGCCCGGCCGACCTGCTCGTCGACCTGCTGGTGCCGGAGTTGCAGCGGCGCGGGCTGTTCCGCACCGAGTACGAGGCCGACACCCTGCAGGGCCTGCTCGACACGGACAACGGCTGA
- a CDS encoding DUF2804 domain-containing protein, protein MSERELTAPVDLCDARGRLNPEAVGWSRRPLHRANLSGAWGRKKRWDYWAVTAPDLYLAITCADLDYLGNASVWLCGPSKGLSVAVDRIVPAARGFALPDQPCTGLIAVEAGGLRIEIDERASGSTRLRARCDRTPEGPLDIEVEVAEPAGHESLNVVIPWSPGRFQFTSKQNTRPATGTVRLGEHRWELGGAEPGAGELPAYGTLDLGRGVWKYRNRWNWAAASGVSRDGRTVGLQFGGKWTEGTGYTENGLCVDGRLTKIGEELRWDYDWDHPMRPWRVRDSAGLVDVELVPDHDRHARTDAGLISMEVHQCFGRWSGTIVTEAGERVEFADVIGFAEEARNRW, encoded by the coding sequence ATGAGCGAACGCGAACTGACCGCGCCGGTCGACCTGTGCGACGCGCGCGGACGTCTGAACCCCGAGGCCGTCGGCTGGTCGCGCAGGCCGCTGCACCGCGCCAACCTGTCCGGGGCGTGGGGCAGGAAGAAGAGATGGGACTACTGGGCCGTGACCGCGCCCGACCTCTATCTCGCGATCACCTGCGCCGATCTGGACTACCTCGGCAACGCCTCGGTCTGGCTGTGCGGACCGTCGAAGGGACTGTCGGTCGCGGTGGACCGCATCGTGCCGGCCGCCAGGGGCTTCGCCCTGCCCGACCAGCCGTGCACCGGGCTGATCGCGGTCGAGGCGGGCGGGCTGCGGATCGAGATCGACGAGCGCGCGAGCGGGTCGACCCGGCTGCGGGCCCGCTGCGACCGCACGCCGGAGGGGCCGCTCGACATCGAGGTGGAGGTGGCCGAGCCCGCCGGACACGAGTCGCTCAATGTGGTCATCCCGTGGTCGCCGGGGCGGTTCCAGTTCACCAGCAAGCAGAACACCCGTCCGGCCACCGGGACCGTGCGCCTGGGCGAGCACCGATGGGAACTGGGTGGAGCGGAACCCGGTGCGGGCGAGCTGCCCGCCTACGGCACGCTCGATCTCGGCCGGGGGGTGTGGAAATACCGGAACCGGTGGAACTGGGCCGCCGCCTCGGGCGTGTCGCGCGACGGCAGGACGGTCGGCCTGCAGTTCGGCGGCAAGTGGACCGAGGGCACCGGCTACACCGAGAACGGCCTGTGCGTGGACGGGCGGCTGACCAAGATCGGCGAGGAGCTGCGCTGGGACTACGACTGGGATCACCCGATGCGGCCGTGGCGGGTCCGCGACAGCGCCGGGCTGGTCGATGTGGAACTTGTTCCCGACCACGACCGCCACGCCCGCACCGATGCCGGGCTGATCTCCATGGAGGTCCACCAGTGTTTCGGCCGCTGGTCGGGGACGATCGTCACCGAGGCGGGCGAGCGGGTGGAGTTCGCGGATGTGATCGGCTTCGCCGAGGAGGCCCGCAACCGCTGGTGA
- a CDS encoding sulfurtransferase: MSSVSPASPAVADSPPPAQAAPPVVTADELAAALDAGADVVVLEVRRERGDGPAGPVPAPEPLDGHLPGAHAVDFAELIGPKTETSGNSPLPTEEQLTALVRRWGVHDDSTVVVYSPDQPSTASRVWWVLRWAGLADVRYLDGGAHAWVAAGRELSADRPATGGGTARLRLGALPVLDAGTAAGLARAGHLLDARAEQAYLGSADDPATGHIPGAHHLPGTANLRAGRLADTETLRSLYAPFLTGAPVGAYCGGGVAATLDVLALSTLGVTAALYPGSWSQWITDPTRPVARGEERG, from the coding sequence ATGAGCTCTGTGTCCCCGGCGTCGCCCGCCGTCGCCGATTCGCCCCCGCCCGCCCAGGCCGCCCCGCCGGTCGTCACCGCCGACGAGCTGGCCGCCGCGCTCGACGCCGGCGCCGACGTGGTCGTGCTCGAGGTCCGTCGCGAGCGCGGCGACGGCCCGGCGGGGCCTGTTCCCGCCCCCGAGCCGCTCGACGGGCACCTGCCCGGCGCGCACGCGGTGGATTTCGCCGAGTTGATCGGCCCGAAGACCGAGACCTCCGGTAACAGCCCGCTGCCCACCGAGGAGCAGCTGACCGCGCTCGTGCGCCGGTGGGGAGTGCACGACGACAGCACGGTCGTCGTCTACAGCCCCGACCAGCCCTCCACCGCCAGCCGGGTGTGGTGGGTGCTGCGCTGGGCGGGTCTGGCCGACGTCCGCTATCTGGACGGCGGCGCGCACGCCTGGGTCGCGGCGGGGCGGGAGCTGAGCGCCGACCGCCCGGCCACCGGTGGCGGTACCGCGCGGCTGCGGCTCGGCGCGCTGCCGGTGCTCGACGCGGGCACCGCCGCGGGTCTGGCCCGCGCGGGGCACCTGCTCGACGCCAGGGCCGAGCAGGCATACCTCGGCTCGGCCGACGACCCGGCCACCGGCCACATCCCCGGCGCGCACCACCTGCCCGGCACCGCCAACCTGCGCGCGGGCCGCCTCGCCGACACCGAGACCCTGCGCTCGCTCTACGCGCCCTTCCTGACCGGCGCCCCGGTCGGCGCGTACTGCGGCGGCGGCGTGGCCGCGACCCTGGACGTGCTCGCCCTGAGCACTCTCGGTGTGACGGCCGCGCTGTACCCGGGCTCGTGGTCGCAGTGGATCACCGACCCGACCCGACCCGTCGCCCGCGGCGAGGAACGCGGCTGA